The following are from one region of the Salvia hispanica cultivar TCC Black 2014 chromosome 1, UniMelb_Shisp_WGS_1.0, whole genome shotgun sequence genome:
- the LOC125189781 gene encoding secreted RxLR effector protein 161-like yields the protein MAQNHGLKIVEGAESTHHTRYQPLVGKLIYLSHTRPDVAYAVGVVSQFMHAPQAAHWEAALRIVRYLKGTPGHGVMFENHGHLEIHGFTDADWAGNPNDRKSTAGYFTFVGGNLVTWRSEKQKVVALSSAEAEFRGIKSGLTEIL from the coding sequence ATGGCACAGAATCACGGTTTGAAAATAGTCGAAGGAGCCGAGTCTACTCATCACACGAGATACCAGCCTCTGGTTGGGAAATTAATCTACTTGTCCCATACCAGACCTGATGTTGCATATGCTGTTGGAGTGGTCAGCCAGTTCATGCACGCACCTCAAGCAGCTCACTGGGAGGCAGCTCTTAGGATTGTAAGGTACTTAAAGGGGACGCCAGGACATGGAGTGATGTTCGAGAATCATGGACATTTGGAGATCCACGGTTTCACAGACGCTGACTGGGCAGGAAATCCAAATGACAGAAAATCAACTGCAGGGTACTTTACCTTTGTTGGAGGTAATCTTGTTACGTGGCGAAGTGAGAAGCAAAAGGTTGTTGCCTTATCTAGTGCAGAAGCTGAGTTTCGAGGAATCAAGAGTGGTTTGACTGAGATTTTATGA